Proteins from a single region of Hypomesus transpacificus isolate Combined female chromosome 9, fHypTra1, whole genome shotgun sequence:
- the LOC124471606 gene encoding deoxyribonuclease-1-like, whose product MKIASFNIQKLGLNKVGNKDVLSYIIKIVSRYSVILILEVVDRSGEAMTTFLQELNNTKANRKHPYTMNQSSRLGRDSYKEQFVFLYREDQVRLTDSYQYEDDQAGDEDAFAREPYILRFTCLSTVLSDLVLIPVHTRPTDSQKELDELYDVVEVVRKKWKTDNIMILGDFNADGRYVSRSGMRDIKIHSDRSYHWLIADDVDTTTSTANDHTYDRIVVYGNNMMAAIVPNSAKPFNYQQEFHLSTDIALSISDHYPVEVELKKKKRRRKEPEHLRERKQTKRTKSYQKPKS is encoded by the exons ATGAAGATAGCTTCCTTCAACATCCAGAAGTTGGGCTTGAATAAAGTGGGCAATAAGGATGTCCTGTCCTACATCATCAAG ATTGTGTCTCGTTACAGTGTCATCCTAATCTTGGAGGTTGTGGACAGGTCCGGCGAGGCCATGACGACCTTCCTGCAGGAGCTCAACAACACAAA GGCTAACAGGAAGCACCCCTACACCATGAACCAGAGCAGCAGGTTAGGCCGAGACTCCTACAAAGAGCAGTTTGTGTTCCTCTACAG AGAGGACCAGGTGAGGCTGACTGACAGCTACCAGTATGAAGACGACCAGGCTGGGGACGAGGATGCATTTGCGAGGGAACCCTACATCTTGCGCTTCACCTGTCTCAGCACAG tcCTCAGTGACCTGGTGCTGATCCCGGTGCATACCCGGCCTACGGACTCTCAGAAGGAGTTGGATGAGCTGTACGATGTGGTCGAGGTGGTCAGGAAGAAGTGGAAGACTGAT aacATCATGATACTGGGAGATTTCAACGCAGACGGTCGCTATGTCTCCAGGTCGGGCATGAGGGACATCAAGATCCACTCTGACCGCAGTTATCATTGGCTGATAGCAGATGATGTGGATACAACAACCAGCACAGCCAATGATCACACCTACGACAG GATTGTGGTGTATGGAAACAATATGATGGCGGCCATTGTTCCTAACTCAGCTAAGCCCTTCAACTACCAGCAAGAATTCCATCTTTCTACAGATATT gctctCAGTATCAGTGACCACTACCCTGTTGAGGTTgagctgaagaagaagaagagaagacgAAAAGAGCCCGAACACCTTAGAGAAAGAAAACAGACTAAGAGGACTAAAAGTTACCAAAAGCCAAAATCTTAA
- the si:dkey-222f2.1 gene encoding intermediate filament protein ON3 encodes MSQRTKRISSSSSVRSSNGRLGSPGTLGGFSGMSLSCSPLYGGSSSHLGPSLSSLSVNRSLLVPLNLEIDPSLQLSRTQEKDQMKGLNNRFASFIDKVRFLEQQNKMLETKFDLLHGQGLAHSSVEPMFDAYMANLRRQMDVVNNDKTKLDGELRNMQGLVEDFKHKYEDEINKRNNLENDFVIMKKDVDSAYLVKADLEDKVGALTDEIHFLRSIYDEELRELQASMRDTSVIVQMDNSRHLNMDQIVAEVKAQYEDIAAHSREEAESWYKNKFDQMAMQASQYGDELKNIKGEIADLNRMISRLQSEIEAVKAQRANLENQLAEAEERGELAVKEARVRTRDLEDALQRAKQDMARQLREYQELMNVKLALDIEIATYRKLLEGEEDRLGQQSILSIQAVASHSSKATNGYHSSSPTPKLLIKTTETRDNSRFSSH; translated from the exons ATGAGCCAGAGGACCAAGCGGATCAGCTCCAGCAGTTCAGTGCGGAGCAGCAACGGGAGGCTGGGGAGCCCCGGGACTCTTGGGGGCTTCAGCGGGATGTCACTGAGCTGCAGCCCTCTGTACGGGGGTTCCAGCAGTCACCTGggcccctccctgtcctccctctccgtcAACAGGAGCCTGCTGGTGCCACTCAACCTGGAGATTGACCCCAGCCTGCAGCTGTCCAGGACCCAGGAGAAGGATCAGATGAAAGGCCTCAACAATCGCTTTGCCTCCTTCATTGAcaag GTGCGTTTCCTGGAGCAGCAGAACAAGATGCTGGAGACCAAGTTTGACCTGCTGCATGGCCAGGGGTTGGCTCACTCTAGTGTGGAGCCCATGTTTGACGCTTACATGGCCAACCTGCGGCGCCAGATGGACGTGGTCAACAATGACAAAACCAAGCTGGACGGAGAGCTGAGAAACATGCAGGGGCTGGTGGAAGACTTCAAGCACAA ATATGAGGACGAGATCAACAAGAGGAACAACCTGGAGAACGACTTTGTGATCATGAAAAAG GATGTGGACTCTGCATACCTGGTCAAGGCTGACCTGGAAGACAAAGTGGGTGCGCTTACAGACGAGATCCATTTCCTGAGGAGCATCTACGATGAG GAATTGAGGGAGCTACAGGCCAGCATGCGGGACACGTCAGTCATCGTCCAGATGGACAACTCCCGGCACCTTAACATGGACCAGATCGTGGCTGAGGTCAAAGCTCAGTATGAGGATATTGCTGCCCACAGCCGTGAGGAAGCGGAGTCATGGTACAAGAACAAG TTTGACCAGATGGCCATGCAGGCTAGTCAGTATGGTGACGAGCTGAAGAACATCAAAGGAGAGATCGCTGATCTAAATCGCATGATCAGCCGACTGCAGTCTGAGATCGAGGCCGTCAAGGCCCAG CGAGCCAACCTGGAGAACCAGCTGGCTGAGGCTGAGGAGCGGGGGGAGCTGGCTGTGAAGGAGGCCAGGGTGCGGACCCGGGACCTGGAGGATGCCCTGCAGAGGGCCAAGCAGGACATGGCTCGTCAGCTTCGGGAGTACCAGGAGCTGATGAACGTGAAGCTGGCCCTGGACATTGAGATTGCCACCTACAGGAAGctgctggaaggagaggaggacag GCTGGGCCAGCAGTCCATCCTGAGCATTCAGGCTGTGGCCAGTCACA GTTCCAAGGCAACCAATGGTTACCATAGCAGCTCCCCAACTCCCAAACTACTGATCAAGACCACAGAGACAAGAGACAACTCCAGATTCAGCTCTCACTGA